A genomic window from Desulfuromonas thiophila includes:
- a CDS encoding 3-oxoacyl-ACP synthase III, with translation MIYRNVFLHQPGYELAPVVVRSRDLEQQLAPLYQKLRLQPGQLEALTGIRERRWWHPGTALSSGAIAAGRKALQAAGIAPADIGALVYTGVCRELFEPATACRVADGLAIGGQTEIYDLSNACLGVLSGILDVANRIELGQIRAGLVVSCESARELNETTLRRLCQQPDMAQFSRSVATLTGGSGAVALLLTDGSFNLPCQHRLVGGVVRARPQHHALCRWGVEETAPDQLQQFMQTDAVAVMQHGVALGQETWRDFLPELSWQAQQVDRVICHQVGAAHQQEILRSLDIVPEKDFATFPFLGNIGTVSLPLTAALAAERGHLQPGQKVALLGIGSGLNCMMLGVLW, from the coding sequence ATGATTTATCGTAATGTTTTCCTGCATCAGCCGGGTTATGAACTGGCACCGGTGGTTGTGCGCTCGCGCGACCTGGAGCAGCAACTGGCTCCGTTGTACCAGAAACTGCGCCTGCAGCCGGGCCAGTTGGAGGCTCTGACCGGTATCCGTGAACGCCGCTGGTGGCACCCGGGCACAGCCTTGTCCAGTGGCGCCATCGCTGCCGGCCGCAAGGCGCTGCAGGCTGCTGGGATTGCCCCCGCAGACATCGGCGCACTGGTTTATACCGGCGTCTGCCGCGAGCTTTTCGAACCGGCGACAGCCTGTCGGGTAGCCGATGGCCTCGCTATCGGTGGGCAGACAGAAATCTACGACCTGAGCAATGCCTGTCTCGGTGTGCTCAGTGGTATTCTTGATGTGGCCAACCGAATCGAACTGGGTCAGATTCGCGCGGGGCTGGTGGTTTCCTGCGAAAGCGCCCGGGAACTCAACGAAACCACCCTGCGGCGCCTGTGCCAACAGCCGGACATGGCACAGTTTTCCCGCAGCGTGGCAACCCTCACGGGCGGTTCCGGTGCCGTGGCCCTGTTGCTGACCGACGGTTCCTTCAACCTGCCCTGCCAGCATCGCCTCGTCGGCGGTGTGGTACGGGCCCGGCCGCAACATCACGCCCTGTGCCGCTGGGGCGTCGAAGAAACGGCGCCGGATCAGTTGCAGCAGTTCATGCAGACCGATGCCGTGGCGGTGATGCAGCATGGTGTTGCCCTGGGGCAGGAAACCTGGCGGGATTTTCTGCCCGAACTAAGCTGGCAGGCGCAACAGGTCGACCGGGTGATCTGCCATCAGGTGGGCGCGGCTCATCAGCAGGAAATTCTGCGTTCGCTGGATATCGTGCCGGAAAAGGACTTTGCCACCTTTCCCTTTCTTGGCAATATCGGCACCGTGTCCCTGCCGTTGACGGCGGCGCTGGCGGCGGAACGGGGCCATCTGCAACCGGGCCAGAAGGTGGCACTGCTGGGCATTGGCAGCGGCCTGAACTGCATGATGCTGGGAGTTCTGTGGTGA
- a CDS encoding alpha/beta fold hydrolase, with the protein MVKRLLPCTGHYLTLRHGARCHYLDEGQGAPVVLLHGNPSWCFYYRHLVLALRAEHRVIVPDHIGCGLSDKPGDHQYRYSLDQRLADLEELLDHLDLKQPISLVLHDWGGMIGMAYATRHPERIDRLVLLNTAAFHLPASKKLPTALRLGRDSRIGSLLIRGFNAFSRGAAWIGCKRQPMPAALRSAYCAPYNSWANRIATLRFVQDIPLKPGDAAYAEVSRVEQNLHLLANRPILIGWGERDFVFDRHFLQQWQQHFPNAELRRWPDAGHYILEDVADELIPLIRDFLCPGKE; encoded by the coding sequence GTGGTGAAACGTCTGCTACCCTGTACCGGTCATTACCTGACCCTGCGCCACGGCGCCCGCTGTCACTATCTTGATGAAGGCCAGGGCGCGCCGGTGGTGCTGCTGCATGGCAACCCCAGTTGGTGCTTCTATTACCGTCACCTGGTGCTGGCGCTGCGCGCTGAGCATCGCGTTATCGTGCCGGACCATATCGGCTGCGGGCTGTCCGACAAGCCGGGCGATCACCAATACCGCTACAGCCTGGATCAGCGGCTGGCCGATCTGGAAGAACTGCTTGATCATCTGGATCTGAAACAGCCCATCAGTCTGGTCTTGCACGACTGGGGCGGCATGATTGGCATGGCCTATGCCACACGCCATCCGGAACGTATCGACCGCCTGGTGCTGCTCAACACCGCCGCCTTTCACCTGCCCGCCAGCAAGAAACTGCCCACCGCTCTGCGGTTGGGGCGTGATTCCCGTATCGGCAGCCTGCTGATCCGCGGCTTCAATGCCTTCAGCCGTGGTGCCGCTTGGATCGGGTGCAAGCGTCAGCCCATGCCGGCCGCCCTGCGCAGCGCCTATTGCGCCCCTTACAACAGCTGGGCCAACCGTATCGCCACCCTGCGTTTTGTGCAGGATATCCCCCTCAAGCCGGGTGACGCAGCCTATGCCGAGGTCAGCCGGGTGGAGCAGAATCTCCACCTTCTGGCCAACCGACCGATATTGATTGGTTGGGGTGAACGCGATTTTGTTTTTGACCGCCACTTTCTGCAGCAATGGCAACAGCATTTTCCCAACGCGGAGCTTCGCCGCTGGCCTGACGCCGGCCATTACATCCTCGAAGACGTGGCCGACGAACTGATTCCGCTGATCCGCGATTTTCTTTGCCCCGGCAAGGAGTAA
- a CDS encoding adenosine deaminase, translated as MDTTLLPFIEQMPKAELHLHIEGSLEPEMVFALACRNGLQLPYPDVASLRQAYDFSNLQEFLDVYYAGMAVLRTRQDFYDLTWAYLQRAQQERIVHVEIFFDPQAHLERGIPLATQIDGIHAALEDGQRQLGISFRLILSFLRHLSEESAFQTLEQAMPYLNRIDGFGLDSSEVGHPPEKFARLFARCRQLGFKICVHAGEEGPPDYVQQAVNLLQVDRIDHGNRALEDEALLVQLAARQIPLTLCPLSNLKLHVVQQLQQHPLLKLLQRGLLVTINSDDPAYFGGYLSANYRALLEHLPISREQLRQLACNSFTASWLPAEDKAVWIGRINQLFASAPA; from the coding sequence ATGGATACGACCCTGTTGCCATTCATTGAACAGATGCCCAAAGCGGAGCTGCATCTGCATATTGAAGGCAGTCTGGAGCCGGAGATGGTCTTTGCCCTGGCCTGCCGCAATGGCTTGCAGCTGCCCTATCCCGATGTAGCGAGCCTGCGCCAGGCCTACGACTTCAGTAATCTGCAGGAGTTTCTCGATGTTTATTATGCCGGCATGGCGGTCCTGCGCACGCGGCAGGACTTCTACGATCTGACCTGGGCCTATCTGCAGCGTGCCCAGCAGGAACGCATTGTTCATGTTGAAATCTTTTTTGATCCCCAGGCGCATCTCGAACGCGGCATCCCCCTGGCAACCCAGATCGACGGAATTCACGCGGCGCTCGAAGACGGTCAACGCCAGTTGGGCATCAGCTTCCGGCTCATTCTGAGCTTTTTGCGCCACCTGTCGGAAGAAAGCGCCTTCCAGACCCTGGAGCAGGCCATGCCCTACCTCAACCGGATTGATGGTTTTGGCCTTGATTCATCGGAGGTCGGCCATCCCCCGGAGAAGTTTGCCCGCCTGTTCGCCCGCTGTCGGCAACTGGGCTTTAAAATCTGTGTTCACGCCGGAGAGGAAGGGCCGCCGGACTATGTTCAGCAGGCCGTGAATCTGCTGCAGGTGGATCGTATTGACCATGGCAACCGGGCGCTGGAGGATGAAGCGCTGCTTGTGCAGCTGGCCGCCCGCCAGATTCCTCTAACCCTCTGTCCCCTGTCGAACCTGAAGCTGCACGTTGTCCAGCAACTGCAGCAGCATCCACTCCTGAAGCTGCTGCAACGGGGGTTGCTGGTCACCATCAATTCCGATGATCCGGCCTACTTTGGCGGCTATCTCAGCGCCAACTATCGGGCACTGCTTGAACATTTACCTATCAGCCGCGAACAGCTGCGCCAGCTGGCCTGCAACAGCTTCACCGCCTCCTGGTTGCCAGCCGAGGACAAAGCCGTCTGGATTGGCCGAATCAACCAGCTGTTCGCCTCAGCGCCGGCCTGA
- a CDS encoding cupin domain-containing protein → MSQHGQPAEIAELICRLDLQPHPEGGYFRELFRSSQPVFSSRVQADRAAMTHIYFLLATGQHSRFHQVAHEELWHFYAGDPLHLLLFDGQQLHSHRLDGERNHCLLVPAGYFQAAETTGRYSLVGCTVAPGFDFADFRFLADQPASAARLRQLTDDGERFL, encoded by the coding sequence ATGTCGCAACACGGCCAACCCGCTGAGATAGCAGAGCTGATCTGCCGACTTGATTTGCAACCGCATCCGGAGGGCGGCTATTTTCGCGAACTGTTTCGCAGTTCGCAGCCGGTCTTTTCCTCGCGGGTACAGGCCGACCGGGCCGCCATGACTCACATCTACTTTCTGCTGGCTACCGGTCAGCACAGCCGTTTTCATCAGGTGGCACACGAGGAACTCTGGCATTTCTACGCCGGTGATCCGCTGCATTTACTGCTGTTTGACGGCCAGCAGCTGCATTCGCACCGGCTTGATGGCGAGCGCAACCATTGCCTGCTGGTACCGGCTGGCTACTTCCAGGCGGCTGAAACCACCGGCCGTTACAGTCTGGTCGGCTGCACCGTCGCTCCCGGATTCGATTTTGCCGATTTCCGTTTTCTGGCGGATCAACCGGCCAGTGCCGCCCGCCTGCGGCAACTCACTGACGACGGCGAGCGCTTTCTCTGA
- the budA gene encoding acetolactate decarboxylase produces the protein MKRFFPVVFLLLLFPATVSATTASANSLVQFSTIDALLSGLYDGVVSIADLRQQGDLGIGTFHALDGEMVVLEGQVYRIDASGQARQVPDSETSPFASVTRFAPEQQQLLPSGTDLAELPQRLSTLGLSPNHFYALRLDGHFRSVQTRSVPRQQKPYRPLVEVVQKQPEFHFDQVDGTLVGFYCPPFVRGINVPGYHLHFLDRNRTAGGHVLDFVLEHEAVLHLDRIDRFVLQLPADDAFTAIDLQRNREMELRQVEQ, from the coding sequence ATGAAACGATTTTTTCCCGTTGTGTTCCTGCTGCTGCTCTTCCCGGCCACGGTCTCTGCCACCACCGCGTCAGCCAACAGTCTGGTGCAGTTTTCCACCATCGATGCCCTGCTCAGCGGGCTCTACGACGGCGTTGTCAGCATCGCGGATTTGCGGCAGCAGGGTGATCTGGGTATTGGCACCTTTCATGCCCTTGATGGCGAAATGGTCGTTCTGGAGGGGCAAGTCTACCGCATCGACGCCAGCGGTCAGGCCAGACAGGTTCCTGACAGTGAGACCAGCCCTTTCGCCAGTGTTACCCGCTTTGCTCCAGAGCAGCAGCAGCTTTTACCCTCCGGCACCGATCTCGCCGAACTGCCGCAACGGCTCAGCACCCTGGGACTGTCTCCCAATCATTTTTATGCCCTGCGCCTTGATGGCCATTTCCGTTCGGTCCAAACCCGCAGCGTCCCGCGCCAGCAGAAACCTTATCGACCGCTGGTTGAGGTAGTACAAAAACAGCCGGAATTTCATTTCGACCAGGTTGATGGCACACTGGTCGGCTTTTACTGTCCTCCTTTTGTCCGTGGCATCAACGTTCCCGGCTACCACCTGCATTTTCTCGATCGCAACCGCACTGCCGGTGGTCATGTGCTCGATTTTGTGCTGGAACATGAGGCCGTGCTGCACCTTGACAGGATCGATCGCTTTGTTCTGCAACTGCCCGCGGATGACGCCTTTACCGCGATTGACCTGCAGCGCAACCGCGAGATGGAGCTGCGACAGGTTGAACAATAA
- a CDS encoding ParB/RepB/Spo0J family partition protein codes for METADFPHPQELEPEKLYQVPLQLLHPDPQQPRKYFCENALEELKQTIEAHGILQPLLFTCDAQGALRLISGERRYRAAILAGLVSVPAIFKPQPSRELALIENIVRENLSVIEQAEAIQQLIDEKICRQKDLPTKLGKAKSTISEMLSLNRLPQDIRDECRTNPLVSRSILVEVAKKRTPATMRALYEKYKQRGLTRGELRKVSRPARQQRQPAAELQQSRLRLQHMIERLYELGLTDETERAQVEEQLQELKKYLESRLKRNRRELAGEKAQQLLF; via the coding sequence ATGGAAACTGCCGATTTTCCGCATCCACAGGAGCTTGAACCGGAAAAACTTTACCAGGTACCTCTGCAGCTGTTGCATCCCGACCCGCAGCAGCCGCGCAAGTATTTTTGCGAAAATGCCCTGGAGGAGCTCAAGCAGACCATTGAGGCACACGGCATCCTGCAACCTCTGCTGTTTACCTGTGATGCCCAGGGCGCCCTGCGACTGATTTCGGGTGAACGGCGCTATCGCGCCGCCATACTGGCTGGGCTGGTCAGCGTTCCAGCTATTTTCAAGCCGCAGCCGAGCCGTGAACTGGCACTGATCGAAAATATCGTACGCGAAAACCTGTCTGTCATTGAACAGGCCGAAGCCATTCAGCAACTGATTGACGAGAAGATCTGCCGCCAAAAGGATCTGCCGACCAAGCTGGGCAAAGCCAAATCGACGATCTCGGAAATGCTGTCACTGAACCGGCTGCCTCAGGATATTCGTGACGAATGTCGCACCAATCCGCTGGTTTCCCGCAGCATTCTGGTGGAGGTGGCCAAGAAACGCACACCGGCCACCATGCGGGCACTGTACGAAAAATACAAGCAACGCGGCCTGACACGCGGTGAACTGCGCAAGGTCAGCCGGCCCGCGCGCCAGCAACGGCAACCGGCGGCAGAGTTGCAACAGAGCCGGTTGCGATTGCAGCACATGATCGAGCGTCTTTACGAACTGGGCCTTACCGACGAAACAGAACGTGCGCAGGTTGAGGAACAGCTGCAGGAATTGAAAAAATATCTGGAATCACGATTAAAAAGAAACCGCCGCGAACTCGCCGGCGAAAAGGCCCAGCAGCTGCTGTTCTGA
- a CDS encoding PilZ domain-containing protein: MPEKRHFQRVPFIEQVHLCHEQQHLQGKLLDISLKGLLVELESLPPQVQPPHWQVSLRLAGDLRLTFTAEVRHCHDRTLGLAFTRMDADSMTHLRRLLELNSGDAEEIERELEWMISRRAAHLAD, from the coding sequence ATGCCTGAAAAACGTCACTTTCAGCGTGTTCCTTTTATCGAGCAGGTTCATCTGTGTCATGAACAGCAACACTTACAGGGCAAGTTGCTTGATATCTCCCTGAAAGGGCTGTTGGTGGAATTGGAAAGCCTCCCGCCACAGGTTCAGCCGCCCCACTGGCAGGTCAGCCTGCGTCTGGCGGGTGATCTGCGTTTGACATTCACTGCCGAGGTGCGTCACTGCCATGACAGAACCCTTGGGCTGGCTTTCACCCGAATGGACGCCGACAGCATGACCCACCTGCGCCGCCTGCTTGAACTGAACAGTGGCGATGCTGAAGAGATCGAGCGGGAACTGGAATGGATGATTTCCCGGCGCGCCGCCCATCTGGCCGACTAA
- a CDS encoding NCS2 family permease produces the protein MKSFFALEQQQTCVKTEVLAGITSFLAAMYIIIVNPAIISAAGMPFNGVVTATVLVSAFSSILMGLYARNPILVAPGMGINAFFTYTVVLGMGVPWPVALGAVFWSGVIFLLLSLFNVRSTIAGAIPHQIRAAVAAGIGLFITFIGLQNARFVVDDAVTLVRFGGLNVVTLTFLAGLLVSSWLVLKRVSGALILGIATTTLLASAIGRVWGDASTIVGTATPVTWSGLIAAPDFSLLLALDLKNSLTLAMLPVIFVMLFADLFDSLSTFIGVAEAADLKDSNGEPRNIRQSLLTDAVATTLSGLCGTSAGSSFIESAAGIREGGRTGLTAVVAGLCFLPFMFFSPLLSMIPAFATAPALVLVGVFMMSPISTIDWQRYDEAIPAFLAIILIPLTTSITQGIVWGLICWTGLKLLSGQRVQVSKTLLAINLFALAVLLI, from the coding sequence ATGAAATCGTTTTTCGCTCTTGAGCAGCAGCAGACCTGTGTCAAAACAGAGGTTCTGGCCGGGATCACCAGCTTTCTGGCGGCCATGTACATCATCATTGTCAATCCGGCCATCATCTCGGCGGCCGGCATGCCGTTCAACGGAGTAGTGACCGCCACAGTCCTGGTGAGTGCTTTTTCCAGCATTCTGATGGGACTGTACGCCCGCAATCCGATCCTGGTAGCTCCCGGCATGGGCATCAATGCCTTTTTTACCTACACGGTAGTGCTGGGCATGGGGGTTCCCTGGCCGGTCGCCCTAGGGGCGGTGTTCTGGTCGGGGGTCATCTTCCTGCTGTTGTCGCTTTTCAATGTCCGCAGTACCATTGCCGGGGCGATCCCTCATCAGATCCGCGCTGCAGTCGCCGCCGGTATCGGGCTGTTCATTACCTTTATCGGCTTGCAGAATGCCCGCTTTGTGGTCGACGATGCCGTCACCCTGGTCCGGTTTGGCGGCTTGAACGTGGTTACCCTCACCTTTCTTGCCGGGTTGCTGGTCAGCTCCTGGCTGGTTCTCAAACGGGTATCCGGTGCGCTGATTCTCGGCATTGCCACCACGACCCTGCTGGCCAGCGCCATCGGCCGGGTGTGGGGCGATGCCAGCACCATTGTGGGGACCGCAACACCGGTGACCTGGAGCGGGCTGATCGCCGCCCCGGATTTCAGCCTGCTGCTGGCACTGGATCTGAAAAACTCGCTGACCCTGGCGATGCTGCCGGTCATCTTCGTCATGCTGTTTGCCGATCTGTTCGACAGCCTGTCGACCTTTATCGGCGTAGCGGAAGCCGCTGATCTCAAGGACAGCAATGGCGAGCCGCGCAACATCCGCCAGTCGCTGCTGACCGACGCCGTGGCAACAACCCTTTCCGGCCTGTGCGGCACCAGCGCCGGCTCCAGTTTCATTGAATCCGCCGCCGGCATCCGTGAAGGTGGCCGCACCGGCCTAACCGCAGTGGTCGCCGGCTTATGCTTTCTGCCCTTCATGTTTTTTTCGCCGCTGTTGTCGATGATTCCGGCTTTTGCGACGGCGCCGGCCCTGGTTCTGGTCGGCGTATTCATGATGAGCCCGATCAGCACCATTGACTGGCAGCGTTACGATGAAGCCATTCCGGCCTTTCTGGCCATTATCCTGATTCCATTGACCACATCCATCACCCAGGGAATTGTCTGGGGTCTGATCTGCTGGACCGGGCTTAAACTGTTGTCCGGCCAGAGAGTTCAGGTCAGCAAAACGCTGCTGGCCATCAATCTGTTTGCCCTGGCGGTTCTACTGATCTGA
- a CDS encoding CPBP family glutamic-type intramembrane protease, with the protein MAFYRKPWFPFTLPFLLYFIAIETARHLPQWQHLLFLAGISLAGAALWSWRARFLFLLQLPRQAVGTECLIGLLAGGGNAIFWQLGLQLGWLRPASLVWPSHWSSSLVLTTSLLSVLCFVLLLPVLEELFWRAFMLRYLIAPDFTRIPLGTAQPFAFVTVVALAAIPAGEGLLVGTCFSAILYNLLLIWRKNLLCGIVAHSLANALIALQFQLHQFRLY; encoded by the coding sequence ATGGCCTTCTATCGCAAACCCTGGTTCCCTTTCACGCTGCCATTTCTACTATATTTTATCGCGATTGAAACGGCACGTCACCTGCCCCAGTGGCAGCACCTGCTGTTTCTGGCCGGCATCAGCCTTGCGGGCGCGGCGCTGTGGAGTTGGCGGGCACGTTTTCTCTTTCTTCTACAACTCCCCCGCCAAGCGGTGGGCACCGAATGTCTGATCGGTCTGCTGGCAGGTGGCGGCAATGCCATCTTCTGGCAACTGGGTCTACAGTTGGGCTGGCTCCGCCCTGCCTCCTTGGTCTGGCCGTCGCACTGGTCATCCTCACTGGTGCTGACAACAAGCCTGCTGTCCGTCCTGTGTTTCGTGTTGCTTTTGCCGGTTCTGGAAGAGCTGTTCTGGCGCGCCTTTATGCTGCGTTATCTGATCGCGCCTGATTTCACCCGCATTCCTTTGGGCACAGCACAGCCCTTTGCCTTTGTCACCGTGGTAGCCCTGGCCGCCATTCCGGCTGGCGAAGGGCTGCTGGTTGGAACCTGCTTCAGCGCTATTCTGTACAATCTGCTGCTCATCTGGCGAAAAAACCTGCTCTGCGGTATAGTAGCGCACAGTCTGGCAAATGCACTGATTGCCCTGCAATTTCAGTTGCACCAATTTCGTTTGTACTGA
- a CDS encoding NUDIX hydrolase, whose amino-acid sequence MNQNFVEDMLEVVDEADQVIGCFPRRQCHGDPRLVHRVAHVLVFDPQGRLLLQKRSEAKDVQPGRWDTSVGGHLDPGETYDMAACREMQEELGIAVRTLRPLYRYRWRTSFESENVMTFLLHYQGPIRFAPAEIDAVRWWHADEIDAAVGTGLLTPNLEAEWQRWLEWTTAMPLPAVTFWPPCWRKSGQQARRSAQE is encoded by the coding sequence ATGAACCAGAATTTTGTTGAGGACATGCTGGAGGTTGTCGACGAGGCCGACCAGGTTATCGGTTGCTTTCCCCGGCGGCAGTGTCACGGTGATCCACGGCTGGTGCATCGCGTTGCCCATGTTTTGGTGTTCGACCCGCAGGGTCGTTTATTGTTGCAGAAACGTTCTGAGGCCAAGGATGTGCAACCGGGACGGTGGGATACCAGTGTCGGTGGCCATCTTGATCCAGGGGAAACCTATGACATGGCGGCCTGCCGGGAAATGCAGGAGGAGCTTGGTATTGCTGTCAGGACATTGCGGCCTCTGTACCGTTATCGCTGGCGAACCTCCTTCGAGTCGGAGAACGTGATGACCTTTCTGTTGCACTACCAGGGGCCGATCCGTTTTGCTCCAGCTGAAATTGATGCGGTGCGTTGGTGGCATGCCGATGAAATCGATGCGGCCGTGGGAACTGGTCTGCTGACGCCGAACCTTGAAGCCGAGTGGCAGCGCTGGCTGGAATGGACAACGGCGATGCCCTTACCGGCTGTCACTTTCTGGCCACCATGCTGGCGAAAGTCTGGGCAACAGGCCAGACGGTCTGCCCAAGAATAA
- a CDS encoding tetratricopeptide repeat protein, which produces MIRPPALHRLLALPILLAALLMLAGCSSEAEKRYNQAIEAERHQDWEQARELYQAALALDAELAEAHINLGALALRLKQLDLAEQHSHQALQLLEHKKKSLVRGFSWEKQAGLACNNLASVAFERVLQAQQAADDEILRQQLALAREWIDKALALDPDNEKFQHHQRFLHLWPN; this is translated from the coding sequence ATGATTCGTCCCCCTGCCCTGCACCGCCTGCTCGCCCTGCCGATTCTGCTGGCCGCCTTGCTGATGCTGGCCGGTTGTTCCTCCGAAGCCGAAAAACGCTACAACCAGGCCATTGAAGCGGAACGGCATCAGGACTGGGAACAAGCCCGTGAACTTTATCAGGCTGCCCTGGCTCTTGATGCCGAACTGGCCGAGGCCCACATTAATCTCGGCGCTCTGGCGTTGCGCCTCAAGCAGCTTGATCTGGCCGAACAGCACAGTCATCAAGCCCTGCAACTGCTCGAACATAAGAAAAAATCCCTCGTTCGCGGCTTCAGCTGGGAGAAGCAGGCGGGTCTGGCCTGCAACAATCTGGCGTCCGTGGCCTTTGAACGGGTATTGCAGGCTCAGCAGGCCGCCGATGATGAAATCCTGCGCCAACAGCTCGCCCTGGCCCGCGAATGGATCGACAAGGCTCTGGCGCTAGATCCAGACAACGAGAAATTCCAGCACCATCAACGATTTCTCCATCTGTGGCCCAACTAA
- a CDS encoding cupin domain-containing protein: MTSANLFDFPSAPLSAEQIDLLLHRDTVRIERILSQGQASPSDFWYDQDEDEFVVLLQGEALLEFCNPDEQLRLRPGDHLTIAAHRRHRVAWTHPHQISLWLAIFVPPISPAKPYPCAEPGSPSSPEQQRSPQDVATRPTR, encoded by the coding sequence ATGACATCGGCCAACCTGTTTGATTTTCCATCAGCGCCCCTGTCGGCAGAACAGATCGATCTGCTGCTGCATCGCGATACCGTTCGTATTGAACGCATCCTATCGCAGGGGCAGGCCTCGCCGTCGGACTTTTGGTACGATCAGGATGAAGACGAATTTGTTGTTCTGTTGCAGGGGGAAGCCTTGCTGGAATTTTGCAACCCGGACGAACAGCTGCGTCTGCGCCCGGGGGACCACCTGACCATTGCCGCCCATCGCCGCCATCGGGTGGCTTGGACTCATCCCCACCAGATCAGTCTGTGGCTGGCGATCTTCGTGCCGCCCATCAGTCCGGCCAAACCGTACCCTTGCGCTGAACCCGGCTCGCCCTCATCCCCCGAACAGCAGCGGAGTCCACAGGATGTCGCAACACGGCCAACCCGCTGA